One region of Glycine max cultivar Williams 82 chromosome 9, Glycine_max_v4.0, whole genome shotgun sequence genomic DNA includes:
- the LOC100812104 gene encoding FHA domain-containing protein DDL isoform X1: MGRHSSSNHSPSSSRRHRSHRSSVSPPLRDKHEHSGCSTAKPVRYGSPDSPLRSPSPSLRTKRLKKGQSEREREPRENERNHGDGSRGRGSEREAGERREKKRTENDESNGRSNKSEKRTEYEDGGGRSSKSDKKMEYEDGGGRSSKSEKRMENDDGGGRSNKSLRSRHERSPERDRNGRSRHRSQSPPRHHASAADAKPRDEMTNAREAEQMDDEDDSIRKMKAAEEALEEKQKQKPSFELSGKLAGETNRVRGVTLLFNEPPEARKPDIKWRLYVFKAGEVLNEPLYIHRQSCYLFGRERRVADIPTDHPSCSKQHAVIQFRQVEKEQPDGTLLKQVRPYVMDLGSTNKTFINDSPIEPQRYYELKEKDTIKFGNSSREYVLLHENSIGQ; encoded by the exons ATGGGCCGTCACTCTTCCAGCAACCACTCTCCCTCCTCCTCACGCCGCCACCGGAGCCACCGCAGCAGCGTCTCTCCGCCTCTACGAGACAAGCACGAGCATTCCGGCTGCAGTACGGCCAAACCGGTTCGGTACGGTTCGCCGGATTCTCCACTTCGCTCGCCCTCTCCGTCTCTGCGGACGAAGCGGCTGAAGAAAGGTCAATCCGAACGCGAGCGGGAGCCTCGAGAGAACGAGAGGAACCATGGCGATGGTAGCAGAGGGAGAGGCTCCGAGAGGGAAGCCGGTGAGCggagggagaagaagagaaCGGAGAACGATGAGAGTAACGGAAGGAGTAACAAATCGGAGAAGAGAACAGAGTACGAAGACGGTGGCGGAAGGAGTAGCAAATCGGATAAGAAAATGGAGTACGAAGACGGTGGGGGAAGGAGTAGCAAATCGGAGAAGAGAATGGAGAACGATGACGGTGGCGGAAGGAGTAACAAGTCGTTGCGGTCGAGGCACGAGAGGTCGCCGGAGCGTGACCGCAATGGGAGGAGCCGGCATAGGTCTCAGTCTCCGCCACGTCACCATGCTTCCGCCGCGGATGCAAAACCACGTGATGAG ATGACAAACGCAAGAGAAGCTGAACAAAT GGATGATGAGGATGATTCTATTAGGAAGATGaaggctgctgaggaggctttGGAAGAAAAACAGAAG CAAAAACCTTCATTTGAGCTATCTGGAAAGCTTGCGGGTGAAACAAATCGAGTTAGAG GTGTTACTTTGTTATTCAATGAACCACCAGAGGCTCGCAAACCAGATATTAAATGGAGGCTTTATGTTTTCAAGGCTGGTGAAGTGCTAAATG AGCCCCTTTATATACATCGCCAAAGTTGTTATCTTTTTGGAAGGGAAAGAAGGGTTGCTGATATCCCTACAGATCATCCCTCTTGCAGCAAGCAACATGCTGTTATTCAATTCCG GCAAGTTGAAAAGGAGCAACCTGATGGTACATTATTAAAGCAAGTAAG GCCTTACGTTATGGACCTTGGAAGCACAAACAAAACTTTCATAAAT GATAGTCCCATTGAACCTCAACGATATTACGAACTTAAGGAAAAGGACACCATTAAATTTGGTAACAGTAG TCGAGAATATGTATTACTACATGAGAATTCTATTGGGCAATAG
- the LOC100812104 gene encoding FHA domain-containing protein DDL isoform X2, translating to MGRHSSSNHSPSSSRRHRSHRSSVSPPLRDKHEHSGCSTAKPVRYGSPDSPLRSPSPSLRTKRLKKGQSEREREPRENERNHGDGSRGRGSEREAGERREKKRTENDESNGRSNKSEKRTEYEDGGGRSSKSDKKMEYEDGGGRSSKSEKRMENDDGGGRSNKSLRSRHERSPERDRNGRSRHRSQSPPRHHASAADAKPRDEMTNAREAEQMDDEDDSIRKMKAAEEALEEKQKQKPSFELSGKLAGETNRVRGVTLLFNEPPEARKPDIKWRLYVFKAGEVLNEPLYIHRQSCYLFGRERRVADIPTDHPSCSKQHAVIQFRQVEKEQPDGTLLKQVRIVPLNLNDITNLRKRTPLNLVTVVENMYYYMRILLGNRH from the exons ATGGGCCGTCACTCTTCCAGCAACCACTCTCCCTCCTCCTCACGCCGCCACCGGAGCCACCGCAGCAGCGTCTCTCCGCCTCTACGAGACAAGCACGAGCATTCCGGCTGCAGTACGGCCAAACCGGTTCGGTACGGTTCGCCGGATTCTCCACTTCGCTCGCCCTCTCCGTCTCTGCGGACGAAGCGGCTGAAGAAAGGTCAATCCGAACGCGAGCGGGAGCCTCGAGAGAACGAGAGGAACCATGGCGATGGTAGCAGAGGGAGAGGCTCCGAGAGGGAAGCCGGTGAGCggagggagaagaagagaaCGGAGAACGATGAGAGTAACGGAAGGAGTAACAAATCGGAGAAGAGAACAGAGTACGAAGACGGTGGCGGAAGGAGTAGCAAATCGGATAAGAAAATGGAGTACGAAGACGGTGGGGGAAGGAGTAGCAAATCGGAGAAGAGAATGGAGAACGATGACGGTGGCGGAAGGAGTAACAAGTCGTTGCGGTCGAGGCACGAGAGGTCGCCGGAGCGTGACCGCAATGGGAGGAGCCGGCATAGGTCTCAGTCTCCGCCACGTCACCATGCTTCCGCCGCGGATGCAAAACCACGTGATGAG ATGACAAACGCAAGAGAAGCTGAACAAAT GGATGATGAGGATGATTCTATTAGGAAGATGaaggctgctgaggaggctttGGAAGAAAAACAGAAG CAAAAACCTTCATTTGAGCTATCTGGAAAGCTTGCGGGTGAAACAAATCGAGTTAGAG GTGTTACTTTGTTATTCAATGAACCACCAGAGGCTCGCAAACCAGATATTAAATGGAGGCTTTATGTTTTCAAGGCTGGTGAAGTGCTAAATG AGCCCCTTTATATACATCGCCAAAGTTGTTATCTTTTTGGAAGGGAAAGAAGGGTTGCTGATATCCCTACAGATCATCCCTCTTGCAGCAAGCAACATGCTGTTATTCAATTCCG GCAAGTTGAAAAGGAGCAACCTGATGGTACATTATTAAAGCAAGTAAG GATAGTCCCATTGAACCTCAACGATATTACGAACTTAAGGAAAAGGACACCATTAAATTTGGTAACAGTAG TCGAGAATATGTATTACTACATGAGAATTCTATTGGGCAATAGACACTAA
- the LOC102669076 gene encoding probable sugar phosphate/phosphate translocator At1g06470 codes for MVQSELDSENIDFTVIDDVGSESLGPGIRRELSFSRWCDDDGRIHLDQQLGNEDVSVEDDSDFELPFPEKNEPQGRSLDRERFFHQKFQHRSMQMNGIGTMDDDSVHRRGNGSEKYVSFDIEDKSERGTNSLDSYISVGGDGSLGKISQNPIHAANILKTLILILMWYTSSLFLTLYNKSLLGDHMGKFPAPFLMNTIHFTMQAVLSKFITWFWSHKFEANVVISWRDYFLRVVPTAFGTAMDVNLSNVSLVFISVTFATMCKSAAPIFLLLFAFAFRLETPSVKLLGIILIISVGILLTVAKETEFDFWGFVLVMLAAVMSGFRWCMTQILLQKEAYGLKNPLVLMSYVTPVMAAATALLSLALDPWDEFRENKYFDNSLHITRSCLLMLLGGTLAFFMVLTEYVLVSVTSAVTVTIAGVVKEAVTILVAVLYFHDQFTWLKGCGLLTIMVGVSLFNWYKYLKLQKGHAGGSDVEEHSRDSAAKYVILEEMDEQEDGI; via the exons ATGGTACAGAGTGAATTGGATTCAGAGAATATTGATTTCACAGTGATTGATGATGTTGGTAGTGAAAGCCTAGGTCCTGGCATTCGTAGAGAACTTTCATTTTCACGTTGGTGTGATGATGATGGAAGGATTCATTTAGATCAGCAATTAGGTAATGAAGATGTTAGTGTAGAAGACGACTCTGATTTTGAGTTACCGTTTCCTGAAAAGAATGAGCCGCAGGGCAGATCTTTAGATAGAGAGAGATTCTTTCACCAAAAGTTTCAGCATAGGAGTATGCAAATGAATGGTATTGGTACCATGGATGATGATTCTGTTCATCGGAGAGGTAATGGATCTGAAAAGTATGTGTCTTTTGACATTGAGGACAAGTCTGAAAGAGGAACGAACAGTCTTGATTCCTACATTTCTGTGGGTGGTGATGGGTCATTGGGAAAAATCTCCCAGAATCCTATTCATGCAGCAAATATATTGAAGACATTGATTTTGATACTTATGTGGTACACTTCCAGTCTATTTTTGACCCT GTATAATAAAAGTCTATTGGGAGATCATATGGGAAAGTTCCCAGCTCCCTTTTTAATGAATACTATCCACTTTACAATGCAAGctgttttatcaaaatttatcacCTGGTTTTGGTCTCACAAGTTTGAGGCTAATGTTGTCATTTCATGGAGGGATTACTTTTTGAGAG TTGTACCAACTGCTTTTGGAACTGCAATGGATGTTAACTTGAGCAATGTATCTCTAGTTTTCATCTCTGTCACATTTGCTACAATG TGTAAATCTGCTGCTCCAATTTTTCTCCTTCTGTTTGCTTTTGCTTTCAG GTTGGAGACACCAAGTGTTAAACTATTAGGCATCATCTTAATCATCTCTGTTGGCATATTATTAACAG TTGCAAAAGAGACAGAGTTTGACTTTTGGGGATTTGTACTTGTTATGCTTGCTGCTGTTATGTCTGGGTTTCGTTGGTGTATGACTCAGATCCTTTTGCAG AAAGAAGCCTATG GTCTGAAAAATCCACTTGTCCTGATGAGTTATGTAACTCCAGTAATGGCAGCAGCAACTGCCCTTCTTTCTCTTGCATTAGATCCATGGGATGAATTCCGAGAAAACAAGTACTTTGATAATTCATTGCATATTACTCGAAGTTGCTTGCTGATGCTTCTTGGTGGCACACTTGCCTTTTTTATG GTACTAACAGAGTATGTTCTGGTCTCAGTAACTAGTGCTGTCACAGTCACAATAGCTGGGGTCGTTAAGGAGGCTGTCACCATATTG GTTGCAGTATTGTACTTTCATGATCAATTCACTTGGTTGAAAGGATGTGGCCTATTAACTATTATGGTTGGTGTCAGTTTGTTTAATTGGTACAA ATACCTTAAGCTTCAGAAGGGACATGCTGGTGGCAGTGATGTGGAAGAGCATTCAAGAGATTCTGCAGCTAAATATGTAATTCTTGAGGAGATGGATGAACAAGAAGATGGCATCTGA